GAGTACCACTAAAAATGAATACAAACAGCTTAAAAATGTATAGTATGGTCTTCTATCAGGTAATTCATTTAAACATGTAACACTTTATACATATTTAGGTACATGTGAACTGCATATTGAgaaaagtgggggggggggagcaagTGCACCCCCCTGCCCTTATCTGTCTGCCACCCCTGGAATTTTAAGTGTTATTTGGCTGAAAATTAGATACAAATCCTTATTGGAATATATTCTCATTGTGTAGGCTGTCCAAAGATCATTGGAAAGCTTAGCATCAGAGGataaaatacaagaaaaagtTTATGGCAAACAGAAGGTTTATGCTCCCAAACAGGTAGGTATGATGACATGCTTTGATAACTTGCCAAAAGTAGTCACACTGTATAAGGTGTAAACTGTAAAATGTTTTATGTACCCACTAGTCTTGTGTGTCACATATTATTTCTAACCACCTTTTCATTTTCAGGACCAGTTTTCAGATTATGATGAGggtgaaataaagaaaatggaTTCACAGATTGCTTCTTTGCAACAGAAGTTAAAAGAGCTTCAAGATAAATTCAATCAACAAGAAAatggtaagaaaaaaataaattccagGTATTTTACATGTTTTACACTTTAATTAGTTTTATACTTATTTTCCCTTTATTATAGAGCTGAAAAAACTAAATAGCAGTCTTACAACTGAGCAAGCTCAAACACAGTTAGATGAATTATCTAAAAAGGCAAGAGTTCCTTAACATTTATTGTTTTACCTGGTAGATAGGAATCTTGATgcattttttgttcttctcaCAGTGTGACAACTACAAACAGCGATTAACCAAAATGAAATCAGGTATGAGTTTATTGGTTTACATTTCTGCCTTCCAAACAGTCCTGGAACTTTTAAAGTCTAAAATCGTGGTAAACCAGTTCCATTATCTTTCCCTAATCTTACGGGCATGCAGTACCTATATTTAGGTgttaa
The sequence above is a segment of the Nematostella vectensis chromosome 2, jaNemVect1.1, whole genome shotgun sequence genome. Coding sequences within it:
- the LOC5521233 gene encoding homologous-pairing protein 2 homolog isoform X2, whose amino-acid sequence is MKTLGLLSEAVQRSLESLASEDKIQEKVYGKQKVYAPKQDQFSDYDEGEIKKMDSQIASLQQKLKELQDKFNQQENELKKLNSSLTTEQAQTQLDELSKKCDNYKQRLTKMKSADNHVSPEVKDQIHKNHKQSVTMWRKRKRMCTDILNSILEGYPKPKRQLIEDVGLETDEDYGVVLPSI